A portion of the Juglans microcarpa x Juglans regia isolate MS1-56 chromosome 1D, Jm3101_v1.0, whole genome shotgun sequence genome contains these proteins:
- the LOC121234609 gene encoding protein SIEVE ELEMENT OCCLUSION B-like translates to MATNKILPATAQLPVKAELNVLTMSDDQIMNTIYATHVHGDEKFDVDSLFIVTENILQRATHLVENVVLGTKEHQENLDEKAPKASFSPPSCTLKALSCEMACKAPGEEIAHKTTMSILNKLAHYSWDAKAVLTLAAFALDYGDFWLLAELHSSDQLAKSVGILKRVPVVVKRPGLQKYGKAIIELNNLIKATLEVIESIFELEKLSIYDTKDVPALSGALDRIPVDVYWAIITIVACTTKLCCITGDEGKTQELSPFAQKINVILNVLRRTIKLAHEQIDVIEAYRKLKKIFQTPTEVKEVFKALIFPKDVEPSLIDGSTNKLVNIEVLKKKNVLFFISSLDITIEEISVLKPVYDGISTKDQHKIVWIPIVEQWTDDLKKKFEVLRSKMPWYTVQYFSPVVGIKFIKEEWTFKNKPLVVVVSPKGKVEHPNALHIIKVWGAKAFPFTKEAEQTLATKEDVMEDIMVGVNPKSPVVIKDDKYIFFYGGKDKEWIQQFTRKATVLANDPALKEAGISIELVLVGKNEKGQDDVGILGRFWDKMESFFFSKTEKKTDQPDTVTKEIQKLLSYKNESGWVVLSKGSKVIFTGHGTTILKVVDEAEKWKGYVREIGYEIIFKQYHDKVIEVNRPCSRVDIPVGVGKIPEHMHCPHCPRVMESYISFKCCHVDGALNALH, encoded by the exons ATGGCCACTAATAAGATTCTGCCAGCTACCGCTCAGTTACCCGTTAAGGCTGAGCTTAATGTGTTAACCATGTCCGACGACCAGATTATGAATACAATCTATGCAACCCATGTTCATGGTGACGAAAAGTTTGATGTCGACTCTCTTTTTATTGTCACCGAAAACATTCTTCAGCGTGCCACCCATCTTGTTGAAAATGTTGTGCTg GGTACCAAGGAACACCAGGAAAACCTCGACGAAAAGGCACCCAAAGCGAGCTTCAGTCCCCCCTCTTGCACACTCAAGGCACTTTCCTGCGAG ATGGCATGCAAGGCTCCGGGCGAGGAAATTGCCCACAAAACAACCATGTCAATACTTAACAAACTCGCCCACTATTCATGGGACGCCAAGGCAGTGCTGACATTGGCGGCCTTTGCTTTGGACTACGGGGATTTCTGGCTGCTTGCCGAGCTTCACTCATCGGACCAACTCGCCAAATCAGTGGGGATCCTGAAACGAGTACCTGTGGTCGTAAAGCGCCCAGGCCTTCAAAAATATGGGAAAGCCATAATTGAGCTCAACAATCTGATCAAGGCAACATTGGAAGTAATCGAGTCAATCTTTGAGCTGGAGAAGCTATCAATCTATGATACAAAGGATGTACCAGCATTGTCAGGTGCCTTGGACCGAATCCCTGTGGATGTCTATTGGGCTATCATCACGATTGTAGCCTGCACGACTAAGCTGTGTTGCATCACTGGCGATGA GGGCAAGACGCAGGAACTCTCGCCCTTTGCTCAGAAGATCAACGTCATCCTCAACGTCCTAAGGAGGACTATAAAACTTGCCCACGAACAAATAG ATGTTATCGAGGCTTATAGgaaactcaagaaaatatttcagaCTCCCACCGAAGTTAAGGAGGTTTTCAAGGCGCTCATTTTCCCCAAAGATGTTGAGCCCTCGCTTATTGATGGTTCAACTAACAAATTG GTTAACATCGAAGTGCTGAAAAAGAAGAATGTTCTATTCTTCATTTCGAGCCTGGACATCACCATTGAAGAAATCTCGGTCCTCAAGCCGGTTTATGATGGAATAAGTACGAAGGATCAGCATAAAATTGTATGGATCCCAATTGTGGAGCAATGGACAGATGACCTGAAAAAGAAGTTTGAGGTTCTGCGGTCCAAGATGCCTTGGTATACAGTGCAATACTTTTCACCAGTGGTAGGCATCAAGTTCATTAAGGAGGAGTGGACCTTCAAGAATAAGCCTCTCGTCGTGGTGGTAAGTCCAAAAGGAAAGGTGGAACACCCGAATGCACTCCACATCATTAAGGTATGGGGAGCAAAGGCCTTTCCTTTCACTAAAGAGGCAGAACAAACTTTGGCAACTAAAGAGGATGTGATGGAAGACATCATGGTCGGCGTCAATCCCAAATCACCCGTCGTG ATCAAGGATGACAAGTACATTTTCTTCTACGGAGGCAAGGACAAAGAGTGGATCCAACAATTTACCAGGAAAGCAACTGTCCTGGCGAATGACCCGGCGTTGAAGGAGGCAGGGATTTCTATCGAGTTGGTTCTTGTAGGAAAGAATGAGAAAGGGCAGGACGATGTTGGCATTCTAGGTCGTTTTTGGGACAAGATGGAAAGCTTTTTCTTCTCCAAGACTGAAAAGAAAACTGATCAACCGGATACTGTGACCAAGGAAATACAAAAGCTGCTATCTTACAAGAATGAGAGTGGATGGGTAGTGCTGAGCAAAGGGTCTAAAGTGATATTTACCGGACATGGAACAACTATTTTGAAGGTCGTGGATGAGGCCGAAAAGTGGAAGGGGTATGTGCGTGAGATTGGCTACgagattatattcaaacagTACCATGACAAGGTTATTGAAGTGAATCGCCCTTGCTCCCGTGTTGACATTCCTGTTGGTGTCGGAAAGATCCCCGAGCATATGCATTGCCCTCACTGCCCCCGCGTTATGGAGAGCTATATTAGTTTTAAGTGCTGCCACGTTGACGGTGCTCTGAACGCACTGCACTAA